One region of Alosa alosa isolate M-15738 ecotype Scorff River chromosome 1, AALO_Geno_1.1, whole genome shotgun sequence genomic DNA includes:
- the si:ch211-266g18.10 gene encoding neurofilament heavy polypeptide isoform X20 has product MKDTPKPEPTKIKTKPEPVKEKAKPEPAKQKAKPAPVKEKVKPEPVKEKAKAEPAKEKAELEPVKEKAKPEPLKEKVKPEPVKEKAKPETVKDKAKLEPVKEKAKPEPVKEKTKPEPVKDKAKLEPVKEKAKAEPVKEKVKPEPVKEKAKPEPVKDKAKLEPVKEKAKAEPTPVKVKAKPEPVKEKVQPEPVKEKAKPQTVKAKPEPEKEKAKMEPVKEKAKPQHVKEKATPEDVKDTAKSEPVKEKAKPEPVKDKAKPEPVMEKAKPEPVKDKAKPEPTPVKEKAKPRAVKEKAKPEPVKEKTKPEPTSTKEKTKPEPVKQKAKSELVKEKSKAEPVKAKPESVKEKAKPEPKPAKEKAKLEPVKEKAKPEPVKAKPEPVKEKAKPEPVKDKAKLEAVKEKAKPEPVKEKAKPAKKVKEPEEPTEKAKAVPAVKAPDVPKEKAKPEKKEPKVPEKETKPAKKKLEAPKEKAKPTPAVKEPKVPEVKAKPGKKEAEVPKEKAKPTTPVKEPKGKPQMLPKIVLPVPKARPAPATIESLKNITKTIPVKKEPEPPKEKAKPATKEPEPPEEKDKPAKKEPEVPKEKTKPVTKEPEPPKEKAKQAKESEPPKEKAKPAKKEPEVPKEKAKPLKEPEPPKEKAKPAQKEPEVSKEKAKPAKKEPEVPKEKAKPVVKEPEVPKEIPKPLKGPEPPKEKAKPAQKELEPPKEKAKPAKKEPKPPKEKAKPAKKAEPEVPEEKAKPVVKEPEVPKKETKPLKEPQPSKEKAKPAPKEPEVPKVKAKPALKEPEPPKEKAKPARKEPEIPKEKAKPAPGKKEAEVPKVRAKPDPPAKEPELPKEKAKPAKKDQEVPKAIVKPAPAVKEPAPPKEKAKPARKEAEVSKEKIKPAKKEPEAPKEKAKPEPSKKEFDSLKNITKATPPKRERKVIMEKAKPAKKEPVVLKEKPKHIPVVKEVEIPKKAKPTKKEPEAPVEAVVPALTKEEPATLDGLGVEEEDDIPYFQCFFVDEDDTHYPFFPFSPPQL; this is encoded by the exons ATGAAAGACACACCTAAGCCTGAACCAACAAAAATAAAGACTAAGCCAGAACCTGTGAAGGAGAAGGCTAAGCCTGAACCAGCAAAGCAAAAAGCTAAACCAGCTCCTGTGAAGGAGAAAGTTAAGCCAGAACCTGTGAAGGAGAAGGCTAAGGCCGAACCAGCAAAGGAAAAGGCTGAACTAGAACCTGTAAAGGAGAAGGCTAAACCAGAACCTCTGAAGGAGAAAGTTAAGCCAGAACCTGTGAAGGAGAAAGCTAAACCTGAAACTGTGAAGGACAAGGCAAAACTTGAACCTGTAAAGGAAAAGGCTAAACCAGAACCTGTGAAGGAGAAAACTAAACCTGAACCTGTAAAGGACAAGGCAAAACTTGAACCTGTAAAGGAGAAGGCTAAAGCAGAACCTGTGAAGGAGAAAGTTAAGCCAGAACCTGTGAAGGAGAAGGCTAAACCTGAACCTGTGAAGGACAAGGCTAAACTTGAACCTGTGAAGGAGAAGGCTAAAGCAGAACCCACACCTGTAAAGGTGAAGGCAAAGCCAGAACCTGTGAAGGAGAAGGTTCAACCAGAACCTGTGAAGGAGAAGGCTAAACCACAAACTGTGAAGGCTAAACCTGaaccagaaaaggaaaaggctAAGATGGAACCTGTGAAGGAGAAAGCTAAGCCACAACATGTGAAGGAAAAGGCTACACCAGAAGATGTGAAGGATACAGCTAAATCAGAACCTGTGAAGGAAAAGGCTAAACCAGAACCTGTGAAGGATAAGGCTAAACCAGAACCTGTGATGGAAAAGGCTAAACCAGAACCTGTGAAGGATAAGGCTAAACCAGAACCCACACCTGTAAAAGAGAAGGCTAAGCCCAGAGCTGTGAAGGAAAAGGCTAAACCAGAACCTGTGAAGGAAAAGACTAAACCAGAACCTACATCCACAAAGGAGAAGACTAAGCCTGAACCTGTCAAGCAAAAGGCTAAGTCAGAACTTGTGAAGGAGAAATCTAAGGCAGAACCTGTAAAAGCTAAGCCAGAATCTGTGAAGGAAAAGGCTAAACCAGAACCCAAACCTGCAAAAGAGAAAGCTAAGCTTGAACCTGTGAAGGAGAAAGCCAAACCAGAACCTGTAAAAGCTAAGCCTGAACCTGTCAAGGAGAAAGCTAAACCTGAACCTGTGAAGGACAAGGCAAAACTTGAAGCCGTAAAGGAGAAGGCTAAACCAGAACCTGTGAAGGAGAAAGCTAAACCAGCCAAAAAAGTGAAAG AGCCTGAGGAACCAACGGAAAAGGCCAAAGCAGTTCCTGCTGTAAAAG CACCTGATGTTCCAAAAGAAAAAGCCAAACCTGAAAAGAAAG AGCCCAAGGTCCCAGAGAAGGAAACCAAACCAGCAAAGAAAA AACTTGAGGCACCGAAGGAGAAGGCCAAGCCAACACCAGCAGTAAAAG AACCCAAGGTTCCAGAGGTCAAGGCCAAACCAGGCAAGAAAG AAGCTGAGGTTCCTAAAGAGAAAGCTAAGCCAACAACGCCTGTGAAAG AACCAAAGGGAAAACCACAAATGCTGCCAAAAATAG TTCTTCCAGTACCAAAAGCTAGACCAGCACCTGCAACAATAG AATCTCtgaaaaacatcacaaaaacaATTCCAGTAAAGAAAG AACCTGAACCTCCAAAAGAGAAGGCCAAACCAGCTACAAAAG AGCCTGAACCTCCGGAGGAGAAGGACAAACCAGCTAAGAAAG AACCTGAGGTTCCAAAGGAGAAAACCAAACCAGTCACTAAAG AGCCTGAACCTCCAAAAGAGAAGGCCAAACAAGCTAAAG AGTCTGAACCTCCAAAGGAGAAAGCCAAACCAGCTAAGAAAG AACCTGAGGTTCCAAAGGAGAAAGCCAAGCCATTAAAAG AACCTGAACCTCCAAAGGAGAAGGCCAAACCAGCCCAGAAAG AACCGGAGGTTTCAAAGGAGAAAGCCAAACCAGCCAAGAAAG AACCTGAGGTTCCAAAGGAGAAAGCCAAACCAGTCGTAAAAG AACCTGAGGTTCCAAAGGAGATACCAAAGCCATTAAAAG GGCCAGAACCTCCCAAGGAGAAGGCCAAACCAGCCCAGAAAG AGCTTGAACCTCCAAAGGAGAAGGCCAAACCAGCTAAGAAAG AACCTAAACCTCCAAAGGAGAAAGCCAAACCAGCCAAGAAAG CAGAACCTGAAGTTCCTGAGGAGAAAGCTAAACCAGTCGTAAAAG AACCTGAGGTTCCAAAGAAGGAAACTAAGCCCTTAAAAG AGCCTCAACCTTCCAAGGAGAAGGCCAAACCAGCTCCGAAAG AACCTGAGGTTCCAAAGGTGAAAGCCAAGCCAGCTTTAAAAG AGCCTGAACCTCCAAAGGAGAAGGCCAAACCAGCCAGGAAAG AACCCGAGATTCCAAAGGAGAAAGCCAAACCTGCACCAGGAAAGAAAG AAGCTGAAGTTCCAAAAGTGAGAGCTAAGCCAGATCCACCAGCGAAAG AACCTGAGTTGCCAAAGGAGAAGGCTAAACCTGCTAAGAAAG ACCAAGAAGTTCCAAAGGCGATAGTCAAGCCTGCCCCAGCAGTAAAAG AACCAGCACCACCCAAGGAGAAGGCCAAACCAGCTAGGAAAG AAGCTGAGGTTTCAAAGGAGAAAATCAAACCTGCAAAGAAGG AACCCGAGGCTCCAAAGGAAAAAGCAAAACCTGAACCAAGCAAGAAAG AATTTGATTCTCTGAAAAATATTACAAAAGCAACACCACCAAAGAGAG AACGCAAAGTTATTATGGAGAAAGCTAAACCAGCCAAAAAAG
- the si:ch211-266g18.10 gene encoding neurofilament heavy polypeptide isoform X40: MKDTPKPEPTKIKTKPEPVKEKAKPEPAKQKAKPAPVKEKVKPEPVKEKAKAEPAKEKAELEPVKEKAKPEPLKEKVKPEPVKEKAKPETVKDKAKLEPVKEKAKPEPVKEKTKPEPVKDKAKLEPVKEKAKAEPVKEKVKPEPVKEKAKPEPVKDKAKLEPVKEKAKAEPTPVKVKAKPEPVKEKVQPEPVKEKAKPQTVKAKPEPEKEKAKMEPVKEKAKPQHVKEKATPEDVKDTAKSEPVKEKAKPEPVKDKAKPEPVMEKAKPEPVKDKAKPEPTPVKEKAKPRAVKEKAKPEPVKEKTKPEPTSTKEKTKPEPVKQKAKSELVKEKSKAEPVKAKPESVKEKAKPEPKPAKEKAKLEPVKEKAKPEPVKAKPEPVKEKAKPEPVKDKAKLEAVKEKAKPEPVKEKAKPAKKVKEPEEPTEKAKAVPAVKAPDVPKEKAKPEKKEPKVPEKETKPAKKKLEAPKEKAKPTPAVKEPKVPEVKAKPGKKEAEVPKEKAKPTTPVKEPKGKPQMLPKIVLPVPKARPAPATIESLKNITKTIPVKKEPEPPKEKAKPATKEPEPPEEKDKPAKKAEPEVPKEKTKPVTKAEPEVPKEKAKPVIKEPEVPKEKAKLVIKEPEPPKEKAKQAKESEPPKEKAKPAKKEPEVPKEKAKPLKEPEPPKEKAKPAQKEPEVSKEKAKPAKKAEPEVPEEKAKPVVKEPQPSKEKAKPAPKEPEVPKVKAKPALKEPEPPKEKAKPARKEPEIPKEKAKPAPGKKEAEVPKVRAKPDPPAKEPELPKEKAKPAKKDQEVPKAIVKPAPAVKEPAPPKEKAKPARKEAEVSKEKIKPAKKEPEAPKEKAKPEPSKKEFDSLKNITKATPPKRERKVIMEKAKPAKKEPVVLKEKPKHIPVVKEVEIPKKAKPTKKEPEAPVEAVVPALTKEEPATLDGLGVEEEDDIPYFQCFFVDEDDTHYPFFPFSPPQL, encoded by the exons ATGAAAGACACACCTAAGCCTGAACCAACAAAAATAAAGACTAAGCCAGAACCTGTGAAGGAGAAGGCTAAGCCTGAACCAGCAAAGCAAAAAGCTAAACCAGCTCCTGTGAAGGAGAAAGTTAAGCCAGAACCTGTGAAGGAGAAGGCTAAGGCCGAACCAGCAAAGGAAAAGGCTGAACTAGAACCTGTAAAGGAGAAGGCTAAACCAGAACCTCTGAAGGAGAAAGTTAAGCCAGAACCTGTGAAGGAGAAAGCTAAACCTGAAACTGTGAAGGACAAGGCAAAACTTGAACCTGTAAAGGAAAAGGCTAAACCAGAACCTGTGAAGGAGAAAACTAAACCTGAACCTGTAAAGGACAAGGCAAAACTTGAACCTGTAAAGGAGAAGGCTAAAGCAGAACCTGTGAAGGAGAAAGTTAAGCCAGAACCTGTGAAGGAGAAGGCTAAACCTGAACCTGTGAAGGACAAGGCTAAACTTGAACCTGTGAAGGAGAAGGCTAAAGCAGAACCCACACCTGTAAAGGTGAAGGCAAAGCCAGAACCTGTGAAGGAGAAGGTTCAACCAGAACCTGTGAAGGAGAAGGCTAAACCACAAACTGTGAAGGCTAAACCTGaaccagaaaaggaaaaggctAAGATGGAACCTGTGAAGGAGAAAGCTAAGCCACAACATGTGAAGGAAAAGGCTACACCAGAAGATGTGAAGGATACAGCTAAATCAGAACCTGTGAAGGAAAAGGCTAAACCAGAACCTGTGAAGGATAAGGCTAAACCAGAACCTGTGATGGAAAAGGCTAAACCAGAACCTGTGAAGGATAAGGCTAAACCAGAACCCACACCTGTAAAAGAGAAGGCTAAGCCCAGAGCTGTGAAGGAAAAGGCTAAACCAGAACCTGTGAAGGAAAAGACTAAACCAGAACCTACATCCACAAAGGAGAAGACTAAGCCTGAACCTGTCAAGCAAAAGGCTAAGTCAGAACTTGTGAAGGAGAAATCTAAGGCAGAACCTGTAAAAGCTAAGCCAGAATCTGTGAAGGAAAAGGCTAAACCAGAACCCAAACCTGCAAAAGAGAAAGCTAAGCTTGAACCTGTGAAGGAGAAAGCCAAACCAGAACCTGTAAAAGCTAAGCCTGAACCTGTCAAGGAGAAAGCTAAACCTGAACCTGTGAAGGACAAGGCAAAACTTGAAGCCGTAAAGGAGAAGGCTAAACCAGAACCTGTGAAGGAGAAAGCTAAACCAGCCAAAAAAGTGAAAG AGCCTGAGGAACCAACGGAAAAGGCCAAAGCAGTTCCTGCTGTAAAAG CACCTGATGTTCCAAAAGAAAAAGCCAAACCTGAAAAGAAAG AGCCCAAGGTCCCAGAGAAGGAAACCAAACCAGCAAAGAAAA AACTTGAGGCACCGAAGGAGAAGGCCAAGCCAACACCAGCAGTAAAAG AACCCAAGGTTCCAGAGGTCAAGGCCAAACCAGGCAAGAAAG AAGCTGAGGTTCCTAAAGAGAAAGCTAAGCCAACAACGCCTGTGAAAG AACCAAAGGGAAAACCACAAATGCTGCCAAAAATAG TTCTTCCAGTACCAAAAGCTAGACCAGCACCTGCAACAATAG AATCTCtgaaaaacatcacaaaaacaATTCCAGTAAAGAAAG AACCTGAACCTCCAAAAGAGAAGGCCAAACCAGCTACAAAAG AGCCTGAACCTCCGGAGGAGAAGGACAAACCAGCTAAGAAAG CAGAACCTGAGGTTCCAAAGGAGAAAACCAAACCAGTCACTAAAG CAGAACCTGAGGTTCCAAAGGAGAAAGCCAAACCAGTCATTAAAG AACCTGAGGTTCCAAAGGAGAAAGCCAAACTAGTCATTAAAG AGCCTGAACCTCCAAAAGAGAAGGCCAAACAAGCTAAAG AGTCTGAACCTCCAAAGGAGAAAGCCAAACCAGCTAAGAAAG AACCTGAGGTTCCAAAGGAGAAAGCCAAGCCATTAAAAG AACCTGAACCTCCAAAGGAGAAGGCCAAACCAGCCCAGAAAG AACCGGAGGTTTCAAAGGAGAAAGCCAAACCAGCCAAGAAAG CAGAACCTGAAGTTCCTGAGGAGAAAGCTAAACCAGTCGTAAAAG AGCCTCAACCTTCCAAGGAGAAGGCCAAACCAGCTCCGAAAG AACCTGAGGTTCCAAAGGTGAAAGCCAAGCCAGCTTTAAAAG AGCCTGAACCTCCAAAGGAGAAGGCCAAACCAGCCAGGAAAG AACCCGAGATTCCAAAGGAGAAAGCCAAACCTGCACCAGGAAAGAAAG AAGCTGAAGTTCCAAAAGTGAGAGCTAAGCCAGATCCACCAGCGAAAG AACCTGAGTTGCCAAAGGAGAAGGCTAAACCTGCTAAGAAAG ACCAAGAAGTTCCAAAGGCGATAGTCAAGCCTGCCCCAGCAGTAAAAG AACCAGCACCACCCAAGGAGAAGGCCAAACCAGCTAGGAAAG AAGCTGAGGTTTCAAAGGAGAAAATCAAACCTGCAAAGAAGG AACCCGAGGCTCCAAAGGAAAAAGCAAAACCTGAACCAAGCAAGAAAG AATTTGATTCTCTGAAAAATATTACAAAAGCAACACCACCAAAGAGAG AACGCAAAGTTATTATGGAGAAAGCTAAACCAGCCAAAAAAG
- the si:ch211-266g18.10 gene encoding neurofilament heavy polypeptide isoform X30: MKDTPKPEPTKIKTKPEPVKEKAKPEPAKQKAKPAPVKEKVKPEPVKEKAKAEPAKEKAELEPVKEKAKPEPLKEKVKPEPVKEKAKPETVKDKAKLEPVKEKAKPEPVKEKTKPEPVKDKAKLEPVKEKAKAEPVKEKVKPEPVKEKAKPEPVKDKAKLEPVKEKAKAEPTPVKVKAKPEPVKEKVQPEPVKEKAKPQTVKAKPEPEKEKAKMEPVKEKAKPQHVKEKATPEDVKDTAKSEPVKEKAKPEPVKDKAKPEPVMEKAKPEPVKDKAKPEPTPVKEKAKPRAVKEKAKPEPVKEKTKPEPTSTKEKTKPEPVKQKAKSELVKEKSKAEPVKAKPESVKEKAKPEPKPAKEKAKLEPVKEKAKPEPVKAKPEPVKEKAKPEPVKDKAKLEAVKEKAKPEPVKEKAKPAKKVKEPEEPTEKAKAVPAVKAPDVPKEKAKPEKKEPKVPEKETKPAKKKLEAPKEKAKPTPAVKEPKVPEVKAKPGKKEAEVPKEKAKPTTPVKEPKGKPQMLPKIVLPVPKARPAPATIESLKNITKTIPVKKEPEPPKEKAKPATKEPEPPEEKDKPAKKAEPEVPKEKTKPVTKAEPEVPKEKAKPVIKEPEVPKEKAKLVIKEPEPPKEKAKQAKESEPPKEKAKPAKKEPEVPKEKAKPLKEPEPPKEKAKPAQKELEPPKEKAKPAKKEPKPPKEKAKPAKKAEPEVPEEKAKPVVKEPEVPKKETKPLKEPQPSKEKAKPAPKEPEVPKVKAKPALKEPEPPKEKAKPARKEPEIPKEKAKPAPGKKEAEVPKVRAKPDPPAKEPELPKEKAKPAKKDQEVPKAIVKPAPAVKEPAPPKEKAKPARKEAEVSKEKIKPAKKEPEAPKEKAKPEPSKKEFDSLKNITKATPPKRERKVIMEKAKPAKKEPVVLKEKPKHIPVVKEVEIPKKAKPTKKEPEAPVEAVVPALTKEEPATLDGLGVEEEDDIPYFQCFFVDEDDTHYPFFPFSPPQL; encoded by the exons ATGAAAGACACACCTAAGCCTGAACCAACAAAAATAAAGACTAAGCCAGAACCTGTGAAGGAGAAGGCTAAGCCTGAACCAGCAAAGCAAAAAGCTAAACCAGCTCCTGTGAAGGAGAAAGTTAAGCCAGAACCTGTGAAGGAGAAGGCTAAGGCCGAACCAGCAAAGGAAAAGGCTGAACTAGAACCTGTAAAGGAGAAGGCTAAACCAGAACCTCTGAAGGAGAAAGTTAAGCCAGAACCTGTGAAGGAGAAAGCTAAACCTGAAACTGTGAAGGACAAGGCAAAACTTGAACCTGTAAAGGAAAAGGCTAAACCAGAACCTGTGAAGGAGAAAACTAAACCTGAACCTGTAAAGGACAAGGCAAAACTTGAACCTGTAAAGGAGAAGGCTAAAGCAGAACCTGTGAAGGAGAAAGTTAAGCCAGAACCTGTGAAGGAGAAGGCTAAACCTGAACCTGTGAAGGACAAGGCTAAACTTGAACCTGTGAAGGAGAAGGCTAAAGCAGAACCCACACCTGTAAAGGTGAAGGCAAAGCCAGAACCTGTGAAGGAGAAGGTTCAACCAGAACCTGTGAAGGAGAAGGCTAAACCACAAACTGTGAAGGCTAAACCTGaaccagaaaaggaaaaggctAAGATGGAACCTGTGAAGGAGAAAGCTAAGCCACAACATGTGAAGGAAAAGGCTACACCAGAAGATGTGAAGGATACAGCTAAATCAGAACCTGTGAAGGAAAAGGCTAAACCAGAACCTGTGAAGGATAAGGCTAAACCAGAACCTGTGATGGAAAAGGCTAAACCAGAACCTGTGAAGGATAAGGCTAAACCAGAACCCACACCTGTAAAAGAGAAGGCTAAGCCCAGAGCTGTGAAGGAAAAGGCTAAACCAGAACCTGTGAAGGAAAAGACTAAACCAGAACCTACATCCACAAAGGAGAAGACTAAGCCTGAACCTGTCAAGCAAAAGGCTAAGTCAGAACTTGTGAAGGAGAAATCTAAGGCAGAACCTGTAAAAGCTAAGCCAGAATCTGTGAAGGAAAAGGCTAAACCAGAACCCAAACCTGCAAAAGAGAAAGCTAAGCTTGAACCTGTGAAGGAGAAAGCCAAACCAGAACCTGTAAAAGCTAAGCCTGAACCTGTCAAGGAGAAAGCTAAACCTGAACCTGTGAAGGACAAGGCAAAACTTGAAGCCGTAAAGGAGAAGGCTAAACCAGAACCTGTGAAGGAGAAAGCTAAACCAGCCAAAAAAGTGAAAG AGCCTGAGGAACCAACGGAAAAGGCCAAAGCAGTTCCTGCTGTAAAAG CACCTGATGTTCCAAAAGAAAAAGCCAAACCTGAAAAGAAAG AGCCCAAGGTCCCAGAGAAGGAAACCAAACCAGCAAAGAAAA AACTTGAGGCACCGAAGGAGAAGGCCAAGCCAACACCAGCAGTAAAAG AACCCAAGGTTCCAGAGGTCAAGGCCAAACCAGGCAAGAAAG AAGCTGAGGTTCCTAAAGAGAAAGCTAAGCCAACAACGCCTGTGAAAG AACCAAAGGGAAAACCACAAATGCTGCCAAAAATAG TTCTTCCAGTACCAAAAGCTAGACCAGCACCTGCAACAATAG AATCTCtgaaaaacatcacaaaaacaATTCCAGTAAAGAAAG AACCTGAACCTCCAAAAGAGAAGGCCAAACCAGCTACAAAAG AGCCTGAACCTCCGGAGGAGAAGGACAAACCAGCTAAGAAAG CAGAACCTGAGGTTCCAAAGGAGAAAACCAAACCAGTCACTAAAG CAGAACCTGAGGTTCCAAAGGAGAAAGCCAAACCAGTCATTAAAG AACCTGAGGTTCCAAAGGAGAAAGCCAAACTAGTCATTAAAG AGCCTGAACCTCCAAAAGAGAAGGCCAAACAAGCTAAAG AGTCTGAACCTCCAAAGGAGAAAGCCAAACCAGCTAAGAAAG AACCTGAGGTTCCAAAGGAGAAAGCCAAGCCATTAAAAG AACCTGAACCTCCAAAGGAGAAGGCCAAACCAGCCCAGAAAG AGCTTGAACCTCCAAAGGAGAAGGCCAAACCAGCTAAGAAAG AACCTAAACCTCCAAAGGAGAAAGCCAAACCAGCCAAGAAAG CAGAACCTGAAGTTCCTGAGGAGAAAGCTAAACCAGTCGTAAAAG AACCTGAGGTTCCAAAGAAGGAAACTAAGCCCTTAAAAG AGCCTCAACCTTCCAAGGAGAAGGCCAAACCAGCTCCGAAAG AACCTGAGGTTCCAAAGGTGAAAGCCAAGCCAGCTTTAAAAG AGCCTGAACCTCCAAAGGAGAAGGCCAAACCAGCCAGGAAAG AACCCGAGATTCCAAAGGAGAAAGCCAAACCTGCACCAGGAAAGAAAG AAGCTGAAGTTCCAAAAGTGAGAGCTAAGCCAGATCCACCAGCGAAAG AACCTGAGTTGCCAAAGGAGAAGGCTAAACCTGCTAAGAAAG ACCAAGAAGTTCCAAAGGCGATAGTCAAGCCTGCCCCAGCAGTAAAAG AACCAGCACCACCCAAGGAGAAGGCCAAACCAGCTAGGAAAG AAGCTGAGGTTTCAAAGGAGAAAATCAAACCTGCAAAGAAGG AACCCGAGGCTCCAAAGGAAAAAGCAAAACCTGAACCAAGCAAGAAAG AATTTGATTCTCTGAAAAATATTACAAAAGCAACACCACCAAAGAGAG AACGCAAAGTTATTATGGAGAAAGCTAAACCAGCCAAAAAAG